GGGTCGACCATCGTCTCCCCGTCGAACCGGTAGTCGTACTCGGACTGCTCGAACGCGTCTTCGGCCAGTCCGCGAGCCACCTCGCTCCCGTAGTTGTCTCCGACGCCGAACGTCGGGATGTCCTCCTCCGGCGGGTAGAAGTTACTGAACCGCGGCTGCCACGTGAAGTGGGTCTCGGCGAAGTCTCGGAAGACGCCCTGGATCAGTCCCTCCTTGTCGATCGCGGAGGCCATCGCCTGGCGGAACGGCACGTGCCGGAACATGTTCCCCGGCCCGGTCGTCCACCCGTTGTCTCGCATGTTGAGCGAAATTTTCTCGTTGTACGGCTGCGGGATCCGGTTGACGTATATCTCGTCGTTGTTCTGGTACGATTCGACCTGGTTGGGCGGGATCGCCGCCGAGTCGACCTCTCCCGTCTCCAGCGCACCGAGCCGCGAGGCCTGCTCGCCTATCACGCGGATCTCGGCCTCCTCGAAGTACGGGGCCTCGCCGAACACGTCCGGCAGGTCCTCCGCGTCTTGGAGGTAGTAGTCGTCGTTCCGGCTGTATCGGGTTCCGCCGTCTCGCTGCCACTCGTCGAGGACGTACGGACCGAGGTTCCCCGAGAACTGGAGTTCGAGCAGCTCCTCGTCCTGTCGAAGCCCCTCGGTGTCTTCCTCTTCGACGTACGGCTCGAGAAGCCCCTGCGGAATCGGGTACAGCTGCGGCTCATAGCTCTCGGGCCACAGGAGCTGCGGCGTGTTCAGCGTCGCCTGGAACTCGTACTCTCCGGTCTCTTCGACCGTGACCCCGTCCCAATCCGCCGACGCGACCGAGCTCGCCCAGCTGCTCTGATGGACCTCCTGAATGAGGTAGACGAAGTCGCTCGCGGTCACCTCGCCGTACGGGTCGCTGAACTCGAGCCCCTCGCGTACCTCGAAGGTCCACACCTCGCCGTCCTCGGTGGACATGTCGTAGAGGAGCGGAACGTACTCGTTCTCCTCGTCGAACGTGTACCCGAGATCGAGCGCTCGGGCGATCGCGTTCCCGGCGCCGTTCTCGTCGTTGTATATCGGATTGAGCGTCGAGAAGGAAGACGCCGCGGCCGTCGCGTATATCTCCTCTTGGCTGAGATCGCTCGAACCGGAGCCGCCGTCGGAGCTGTTGCCCTCGCCGCCGCTGTCGCCGCCGTCGCCGCCGTTTCCGGAGCACCCCGCGAGCGTTACCGCGCCGGCGAGGCCGAGCGCGGAGAGCCATTGTCGCCGGTTGACGTGTCTGGGGTCGTCGCCATCATCCATGTCTCGAGATGACATACACCATGCTATGAACGAGTATACAAAAAACTTCAGACTCACTATCATCTCTCCAATAGATGTGTTGGTTTACTCAGATATGAGATATCTCTCACCTTCGTTCGATATTTCGAGGTTAGATAAAGTAGAATATCTCTTATCTGAGTGCCCCCGAGACCTTCTGTGAGAACGCGTCGACGCGGTCGCCGTTTACGGGGTGCTGCCAATACGAACTCCGTCCGGCGCGCCGCGTCTCCCGACCCGATACACGACGACATTGTTGTTCCGAAGCTGACGTATTCTGAAACAGTCTCATTTCAAATCGCAAATATTGGTTTGTTCCATAATCATTATTCATGTCTGATTGTCACCTGTTGAGCCTGTCTATTCATATTTCAAAATTTTTTTTTGGGCCTAT
The sequence above is a segment of the Halorubrum sp. 2020YC2 genome. Coding sequences within it:
- a CDS encoding ABC transporter substrate-binding protein, with the translated sequence MSSRDMDDGDDPRHVNRRQWLSALGLAGAVTLAGCSGNGGDGGDSGGEGNSSDGGSGSSDLSQEEIYATAAASSFSTLNPIYNDENGAGNAIARALDLGYTFDEENEYVPLLYDMSTEDGEVWTFEVREGLEFSDPYGEVTASDFVYLIQEVHQSSWASSVASADWDGVTVEETGEYEFQATLNTPQLLWPESYEPQLYPIPQGLLEPYVEEEDTEGLRQDEELLELQFSGNLGPYVLDEWQRDGGTRYSRNDDYYLQDAEDLPDVFGEAPYFEEAEIRVIGEQASRLGALETGEVDSAAIPPNQVESYQNNDEIYVNRIPQPYNEKISLNMRDNGWTTGPGNMFRHVPFRQAMASAIDKEGLIQGVFRDFAETHFTWQPRFSNFYPPEEDIPTFGVGDNYGSEVARGLAEDAFEQSEYDYRFDGETMVDPDGNQVQLSLYHSAGQNTEQLMADFIAQELGENLGMDVTVEAIDGTRFNNEYWTQTDYPTPETNEEGEVTSVPEELVDTVNGEEVEWTQPTSTNPGPRNVTSNESWDMEVVFGLNTYPRNPLTNSVFFEGANPLYNPVGYYPGFNAEELFQSAREATSQEELADALIELFANLAEEQPYIMLTFPDDTVGYREGLEGPIENFSNGWNLPAWRYGE